The DNA sequence TTTATAAACACCAGCCCCGCTATAATGGATAATGATAGAAATAATATACCTATTCGCTTGGCAAAATACATATGAACCCCCCGTGAATGTTTTTCTCATATCAATGACGTATCGTATCCCGCTGTTACAGCATTATTTTCATTGTACATTTACTATTTTCATATAAATAGTGACTGCTGTCATGAATTTGTCATGTGACATATTTGCTTGTCCTTCATCATACAAGCCCACATAAAGAAACAGGAATAAAACCCGGACCAAGAAGCCGGATTTCCATTCCTGTTATTAAATATATCCGTATACAGCGGGGATTTCCTCTATCCGTTTTACTTGCGGTAAATCCACCGCTTCATTCATTTTATTCTAGACTTGTCTACTTAGAGGGCTGCAGTTTACTGTTGAGACCGAGCGTGCGCATTGTTGAAGTATGAATTTCTTGGATAAGCTCCGGATTGTTTAATAGTCTCACGCCATAGGAAGGGATCATTTCCTTTAGTTTCGGTTCCCACGCCTTTAGATGCTGCGGGAAGCATTTTTCGATGATCTCCAGCATGACGGAAACCGCAGTAGAAGCACCCGGAGAAGCACCGAGCAATGCGGCTATGGATCCATCCGCGCTAGTCACCACTTCCGTACCGAATTGAAGCGTTCCTTTACCGCCCGCAACCGTATCCTTGATCACTTGCACACGTTGACCGGCAACAAGCATATCCCAATCCTCGCTTTTGGCATTCGGGATAAACTCCCGCAGCTCTTCCATGCGCTTTTCTTTCGATAACATCACTTGCTGGATCAGATATTTGGTCAGCGAAAGATTTTTAGCTCCTGCCGCAAGCATCGTCAGAACATTATTCGGTTTTACGGAACCTATCAAATCAAATAAGGAACCTGTTTTTAAGAACTTTGGCGAGAAGCCTGCGAACGGTCCAAAAAGAAGCGATTTTTTATTATCGATAAATCGGGTGTCCAGATGCGGAACCGACATTGGAGGCGCACCAACCTTGGCTTTGCCATATACTTTGGCATGATGCTGCGCGACAACTTCCGGATTATTGCAGACCATAAATAGCCCGCTGATCGGGAAGCCTCCGATATGTTTTCCTTCCGGAATACCCGTTTTTTGAAGCAACGGAAGACTTCCTCCTCCTCCGCCGATAAAGACGAATTTAGCCGTATGGCGTTCAACCTTGCCACTGTCGACGTTCCGTATTTTCAATTCCCACGCGCCATCGGTAGTGCGTTTTATATCATCCACACTATGTTTGTAATGGACATCGACGTCTTTACTTGTTAAGTGATTGAACAGCATGCGCGTTAAAGCGCCAAAGTTCACGTCCGTTCCAGAGTCCATTTTAGTTGCCGCTATAGGTTCATTTGAAGTACGGTCCTTCATAATCAGCGGAATCCATTCCTTCAATTTGTCCGGGTTATCGGAAAATTCCATCCCTTGAAACAGAGGATTGCTCGACATCGTTTCAAAACGCTTTTTCAAAAACGAGACATCGCTTTCCCCTTGCACCAAACTCATATGAGACAATGGCATGATAAAGTCTTGCGGATTACGAATCAGATTGCTGTTCACAAGATAAGACCAAAATTGCATTGAATCTTGAAACTGTTCATTCACGCTTATCGCTTTGCTAATATCGATGGATCCGTCAGGTTTTTCGGTTGTGTAGTTAAGCTCGCACAGCGCAGCATGCCCCGTTCCTGCATTATTCCATTCGTTGGAGCTCTCGACGCCTGGGCTTGCCAGCTTCTCAAACACATTAATCTTCCAGTCAGGTACTAATTCTTTCAGCATTGTTCCCAAAGTCGCACTCATGATTCCGGCACCAATTAAAATAACGTCTGTTTCGGTTTGTCTGTTACTCATGTTTACCGTCCTTACACGCTAATATTTGAAGAAAAGATGTAGGCGCTACCATACAAGTCAAAGTACGACCTGGTCACACACCTTTTCTAGATGAATTATAACCTTATCCTAGTATATCACTATTTTATTGAGTATTAAATGATTGTTAAATACCATTTCAAAGCTGATAACATGGCAATGATGATATGCTATTGGAGTTAGGTATGGTTTTCATAAACGCCGCTTTTAGCGGCAGCCCAAAAAAAGGAACCCATGCGTTCTAATAACGCTGAGTTCCTTTCCTTCATACTGCGCGGAAATCCCGCTGCTCTTTATGAAATGTTTTGCCGCCGACCTATCCGAGAAAGCCTTTCTTGAAAACGCCGAGCAAGTACTCGAGCGTCGTCGGATCGCTGTAACTGGACGATTCCGAGTCAACCTCGATGACATGCTTATTTTTGACGGCCGGGATATTGTTCCACGTTGCCGTTTTCATGAACGAATTATCACCCTGAGCGCTTCTGCTTAGCACAAGGAAATCACCGACGTAATCGCCTATCACCTCAGGTGATAGCGTATAATAGCCAGGACCCAAGGCGTCGGCTTTGACCTTCTCCGGCATGTTCAGCCCCATCGCCTGATACAGCACTTCAGTTCCACGCGCCCAGTTATTGCCGAGTACATAGAAGCTCTTGGCGTCCCCCTCGAGAACCGACACGGTCATGTTGTCTCCGTATTTTGCCTTGATCTCCTTACCTACTTCAGCAGTCCGCTGCTTAAAGTCATCAATCCAAGCCTGGGTCTCCTTCTCCTTGTTCAACAGCTTTCCGATTTCCAGCTGCTGATTCAGGTAGTCCAGCTTTCCCCATGTATACGCGACGGTTGGTGCGATCTCTTTGAGCTTGTCTATATTTTTGCTCTCGCTGCCTGTAATGATGAGATCGGGATCCAGCTCAATAATCTTCTCGAGATCCTCTGGCGATACGACCTTAACGCCCGACAGCTTGTCCTTGAACAACGGGTTCTTGTTCGTCCATTCGTCAACACCCACCAGCATACCGTCAAGCGAAAGCACATTCGGCGCATTCGTCAGTGCGACGATTCGTTTCGGATTAGCCGGAACCTCCACAGGGCCGGACTCAGATTGATACGTCTTTGTTCCGGCACTCGCTTCGGACGCAGTGCCGGAGTTCGTTGCAGAGTTGGTCGCTTGGCCCTCACTAGAGGTGGAGGCGGCCTTATTGTCGTTAACAGCTTGGTTTCCGCACGCGCTGATTACGATCATCAGCAGCAGTAATGGGAAGAGTAGCTTTTTGTTCATATTCAATGTTTAATCCCCTTATAATGATAATGATTATCAATCTCATATAAGGGTTACTTTATCTTTTATTTTTCCGGTTGTCAATAGGAAAGGTCTTTTTATCTCTTTCGAAAAAGCGGTTAAAAATAAGATGTAGGAACGGGCCAGAATAACGATATTTGTCGCTGAACACACAAAAAAAATTGGCTCAGTAGTCCTTCACTGGCCAACCTTTATTGACAAGAAAGCATCATCGACGGCAGCTTTTGGGGCGACGCAAGTGCCCTAGCGCAAATCCATGACATGCGTAACCTGATTTCTTCCGTTTTCTTTAGAAGCATACATCGCCTGATCGGCTTTCTGCAGGAGGGTCATATCCGTATCATCCGGGGTAATTGTGGCTATTCCAATACTTACGGTAATATTGCCCGCCTTCCAGTCAGAGGCGGCAATCGCGAGCCGCAAACGTTCCGCAGCTTTCTTGGATTGGGTTCCATCTGCATGGGGTAAAATCAGTACGAATTCTTCCCCGCCAAGCCGCGCTACTACAT is a window from the Paenibacillus sp. J23TS9 genome containing:
- the mqo gene encoding malate dehydrogenase (quinone), which translates into the protein MSNRQTETDVILIGAGIMSATLGTMLKELVPDWKINVFEKLASPGVESSNEWNNAGTGHAALCELNYTTEKPDGSIDISKAISVNEQFQDSMQFWSYLVNSNLIRNPQDFIMPLSHMSLVQGESDVSFLKKRFETMSSNPLFQGMEFSDNPDKLKEWIPLIMKDRTSNEPIAATKMDSGTDVNFGALTRMLFNHLTSKDVDVHYKHSVDDIKRTTDGAWELKIRNVDSGKVERHTAKFVFIGGGGGSLPLLQKTGIPEGKHIGGFPISGLFMVCNNPEVVAQHHAKVYGKAKVGAPPMSVPHLDTRFIDNKKSLLFGPFAGFSPKFLKTGSLFDLIGSVKPNNVLTMLAAGAKNLSLTKYLIQQVMLSKEKRMEELREFIPNAKSEDWDMLVAGQRVQVIKDTVAGGKGTLQFGTEVVTSADGSIAALLGASPGASTAVSVMLEIIEKCFPQHLKAWEPKLKEMIPSYGVRLLNNPELIQEIHTSTMRTLGLNSKLQPSK
- a CDS encoding iron-hydroxamate ABC transporter substrate-binding protein, producing MNKKLLFPLLLLMIVISACGNQAVNDNKAASTSSEGQATNSATNSGTASEASAGTKTYQSESGPVEVPANPKRIVALTNAPNVLSLDGMLVGVDEWTNKNPLFKDKLSGVKVVSPEDLEKIIELDPDLIITGSESKNIDKLKEIAPTVAYTWGKLDYLNQQLEIGKLLNKEKETQAWIDDFKQRTAEVGKEIKAKYGDNMTVSVLEGDAKSFYVLGNNWARGTEVLYQAMGLNMPEKVKADALGPGYYTLSPEVIGDYVGDFLVLSRSAQGDNSFMKTATWNNIPAVKNKHVIEVDSESSSYSDPTTLEYLLGVFKKGFLG